Proteins from one Sabethes cyaneus chromosome 2, idSabCyanKW18_F2, whole genome shotgun sequence genomic window:
- the LOC128734166 gene encoding gamma-soluble NSF attachment protein: MSNKIEEAQEHIRQAEKSLKTSLLKWRPDFDVAADEYNKAAICFRNAKALDQCKECLLKSSDCHRQNRAIFHAAKCLDQVILICKDMNNLTEVRKYAEKACNLYQQHGSPESGASTLDKAAKILEATHPEDALQLYKHAVDVATIEDSSRQGAEYASKVARIMVKLGMYDQAADAIRREIGLHQQVGSEAAIGRLAVVLVLVQLARGDYVAAEKAFKEWGNCCDAAEVQTLESLLQAYDDEDPELAARALASPFIRHMDIEYARLARDLPLPKGVSIAPKANVIENAAASYVSPNSGAAEGGKPDTGTGLDDMEEGGLC; encoded by the exons ATGTCCAACAAAATTGAGGAAGCCCAAGAACACATCCGGCAGGCGGAAAAAAG CCTCAAAACATCACTGTTAAAATGGAGACCAGATTTTGATGTGGCTGCTGACGAATATAATAAAGCTG CAATTTGTTTCCGGAATGCAAAAGCGTTAGATCAATGCAAGGAATGCTTGCTGAAATCATCTGACTGTCACAGGCAAAATCGGGCTATCTTTCATGCGGCCAAGTGCCTGGACCAGGTGATCCTAATCTGCAAGGATATGAACAATTTGACAGAGGTTCGCAAGTACGCAGAGAAAGCTTGCAACCTCTACCAGCAGCATGGATCACCCGAGTCCGGAGCTTCGACGCTAGACAAGGCGGCAAAGATCTTGGAGGCCACACATCCAGAGGATGCACTGCAATTATACAAGCATGCAGTGGATGTAGCCACA ATTGAAGATTCGTCTAGACAGGGTGCCGAGTATGCCAGCAAGGTCGCCCGTATTATGGTTAAACTGGGAATGTACGATCAAGCAGCGGATGCGATTCGGCGCGAGATTGGCTTGCATCAGCAGGTTGGGTCGGAAGCAGCTATTGGCCGATTAGCAGTAGTACTCGTGCTTGTTCAGCTTGCTCGAGGTGATTATGTAGCTGCCGAGAAAGCATTCAAGGAATGGGGCAACTGCTGCGACGCAGCTGAGGTGCAAACGCTGGAATCGCTGCTTCAG GCATACGACGACGAAGATCCCGAGTTGGCCGCCCGTGCGTTGGCTTCGCCCTTTATCCGGCATATGGACATTGAATATGCACGACTAGCTAGAGATCTACCACTACCGAAGGGCGTTTCTATTGCGCCAAAAGCAAACGTTATTGAGAATGCTGCCGCATCATACGTTTCACCCAATAGCGGTGCCGCTGAG GGTGGCAAGCCAGACACCGGGACCGGTCTCGACGACATGGAGGAAGGTGGATTATGTTAG
- the LOC128737179 gene encoding pleiotropic regulator 1 produces the protein MEEVQRHSVHTLVFRSLKRTHDFFVANQALLPEVDENLEKMKYSIKARDSYKLVFDRTAKAKNAVKCGETGRSETLAQPPQDSMLAITAEGEMDYNSSNQTALVPAAAAASQNGTNSLQVLPKKAPTIPKPKWHAPWKLYRVISGHLGWVRCVAVEPGNEWFATGAADRVIKVWDLASGKLKLSLTGHVSTVRGLCVSPRHPYLFSCGEDRQVKCWDLEYNKVIRHYHGHLSAVYTMALHPTIDVLVTAGRDSTARVWDMRTKVNVHTLTGHTNTVASVVCQAANPQIITGSHDSTVRLWDLAAGKSMCSLTNHKKSVRSIVLHPSLYMFASASPDNIKQWRCPEGNFIQNLNGHNALVNCMAVNPEGVLVSGGDNGTMFFWDWRTGYNFQRFQAAVQPGSMDSEAGIFSMTFDMSGSRLITTEADKTIKIYKEDDEASEESHPVNWRPEIIKRRKY, from the exons ATGGAGGAGGTTCAGCGTCATTCAGTGCATACATTGGTGTTTCGCTCTTTAAAGCGAACCCACGATTTCTTTGTAGCCAACCAAGCTTTACTTCCAGAGGTTGATGAAAACCT agaaaaaatgaaatattccatcaaaGCGCGCGATAGTTACAAATTAGTGTTTGATCGAACCGCGAAAGCTAAAAATGCTGTGAAGTGCGGTGAGACTGGGAGATCTGAAACACTTGCTCAACCACCGCAAGATAGCA TGTTGGCAATTACAGCGGAAGGCGAAATGGATTATAACTCGAGTAACCAAACGGCACTAGTTCCAGCTGCAGCTGCCGCTTCACAAAACGGAACAAACAGCCTACAAGTTTTACCGAAAAAGGCACCGACTATCCCAAAACCCAAATGGCATGCTCCTTGGAAATTGTATCGTGTTATATCCGGCCATTTAGGTTGGGTACGATGTGTCGCAGTTGAACCAGGCAATGAATGGTTTGCTACAGGAGCAGCAGATAGAGTAATCAAAGTTTGGGACCTTGCAAGTGGTAAATTGAAACTATCTCTCACTGGTCATGTTAGTACGGTTCGAGGATTATGCGTTAGTCCAAGACATCCGTACCTATTTAGCTGCGGAGAAGATCGACAGGTAAAATGTTGGGATTTGGAGTACAATAAAGTTATTCGGCATTACCATGGGCATTTGTCTGCCGTTTATACTATGGCGCTTCACCCTACTATAGATGTACTGGTAACAGCAGGTCGAGATTCTACAGCTCGCGTCTGGGACATGCGAACGAAAGTCAACGTTCATACTTTAACTGGCCATACGAACACGGTCGCAAGTGTTGTCTGTCAGGCTGCTAATCCGCAGATTATCACAGGCAGTcacgactcaactgttcgactatgGGACTTGGCAGCCGGAAAGAGTATGTGCTCGTTGACCAATCATAAAAAAAGTGTTCGCAGTATTGTCCTACATCCATCGTTATACATGTTTGCTTCTGCCTCGCCGGATAATATTAAACAGTGGCGTTGTCCGGAAGGAAATTTTATTCAGAATCTTAACGGCCACAACGCTTTAGTCAATTGTATGGCCGTCAATCCGGAGGGTGTTCTGGTGTCTGGAGGAGATAATGGGACTATGTTCTTTTGGGATTGGCGTACTGGTTATAACTTTCAGCGGTTTCAGGCTGCCGTTCAGCCAGGTTCAATGGATAgtgaggcaggaattttttcaatgACCTTTGATATGTCAGGATCAAGATTGATTACCACTGAAGCTGATAAAACCATAAAAATCTATAAAGAGGACGACGAAGCTTCCGAGGAATCACATCCTGTCAATTGGCGACCAGAGATAATTAAGCGAAGAAAGTATTAA